In one Mesorhizobium australicum genomic region, the following are encoded:
- a CDS encoding ABC transporter substrate-binding protein, with protein MTIRMKAAAAALASALLGAPMAYAQDPVIIGMVLPMTGGTAGYGKDGKMSADLAAEQINAAGGILGGRQIQLVYEDEKGTPQDGVAAVQKLMTRGGAKAIIAGMNSSITLAESAITKNRILHVNPAAQADAITEQGSPWLFQINNTTTGNANTFHSYLLHTMKPKTVAFMGENTEFNKALLENFKHAVEESDAELVEIANYDGTTTDFTSIITRLKAASPEMIYVVDAYPARTAQIWKQIRQQGGFPMEAHSAGTVQQSAILPAEGAMEGVVTGDIFIAEGATGAMADYINAHREKYNVEPNKVGLVVYEAVKVVAEAMDKAGTDSDYDLIAKTIRDNVWQTPRGELAFDEKGRSKAPFFYIHTVKGDNVALRETFDVK; from the coding sequence ATGACGATTCGTATGAAAGCAGCCGCCGCGGCCCTGGCATCCGCGCTTCTGGGCGCGCCGATGGCCTATGCGCAAGACCCCGTCATCATCGGCATGGTCCTGCCGATGACCGGCGGCACCGCCGGCTACGGCAAGGACGGCAAGATGAGCGCGGACCTTGCCGCGGAGCAGATCAACGCCGCCGGCGGCATCCTCGGCGGCCGGCAGATCCAGCTCGTCTACGAGGACGAGAAGGGGACGCCGCAGGACGGCGTCGCCGCCGTCCAGAAGCTGATGACCCGCGGCGGCGCCAAGGCGATCATCGCCGGCATGAACAGCTCGATCACGCTGGCCGAGAGCGCCATCACCAAGAACCGCATCCTGCACGTCAATCCGGCCGCGCAGGCGGACGCGATCACCGAGCAGGGCTCGCCGTGGCTGTTCCAGATCAACAACACCACGACTGGCAACGCCAACACCTTCCACAGCTACCTGCTGCACACGATGAAGCCCAAGACGGTCGCGTTCATGGGCGAGAACACCGAGTTCAACAAGGCGCTGCTGGAGAACTTCAAGCACGCGGTGGAGGAGAGCGACGCCGAGCTGGTGGAGATCGCCAACTACGACGGCACGACAACCGATTTCACCTCGATCATCACCCGCCTCAAGGCTGCCTCGCCGGAGATGATCTACGTGGTCGACGCCTACCCGGCGCGCACCGCGCAGATCTGGAAGCAGATCCGCCAGCAGGGCGGCTTCCCGATGGAGGCCCATTCCGCCGGCACGGTCCAGCAGTCGGCGATCCTGCCGGCCGAGGGCGCGATGGAAGGCGTGGTCACCGGCGACATCTTCATCGCCGAGGGCGCGACCGGGGCGATGGCGGACTACATCAACGCCCATCGCGAGAAGTACAATGTCGAGCCGAACAAGGTTGGCCTCGTCGTCTACGAGGCGGTCAAGGTCGTCGCCGAGGCGATGGACAAGGCCGGCACCGACAGCGACTACGACCTGATCGCCAAGACCATCCGCGACAATGTCTGGCAGACGCCGCGCGGCGAGCTGGCCTTCGACGAAAAGGGCCGCTCCAAGGCGCCGTTCTTCTACATCCACACCGTGAAGGGCGACAACGTCGCGCTGCGCGAGACCTTTGACGTGAAGTGA
- a CDS encoding branched-chain amino acid ABC transporter permease produces MDLFIQTIINGLILGSGYALVAVGLTVIFGTLHIVNFAHGAFFALGAYAVLLLQYAGLPYLMAIPLAVMIVAAIGFLVEVTIVRRALYDRGEHGSIIITFALSQAIVAAIILIVGPDPLPVRSPFGQTAISVFGFFLSAQRLFIAVTSIVVLAAFAMWLRRSVKGQQILAVSQNARGALYSGINVPLIRGLSFLLGVAAAGLAGGLMAPLISAFPTMGDANVIVAFTVVILGGLGSIGGAMLGALVIGLANSLFETYVSVSWTPALGWILVILVLLFWPQGLMGRAQINRH; encoded by the coding sequence ATGGACTTGTTCATACAGACGATCATCAACGGTCTGATCCTGGGATCGGGCTATGCCCTGGTCGCGGTGGGCCTGACCGTGATTTTCGGGACGCTGCACATCGTCAACTTCGCCCATGGCGCGTTCTTCGCCCTGGGCGCCTATGCGGTGCTGCTGCTCCAGTATGCCGGGCTGCCTTACCTGATGGCGATTCCGCTGGCGGTCATGATCGTGGCCGCCATCGGCTTCCTGGTCGAGGTGACGATCGTGCGCCGCGCGCTCTATGACCGGGGCGAGCATGGGTCGATCATCATCACCTTCGCCTTGTCCCAGGCCATCGTGGCGGCGATCATCCTGATCGTCGGGCCCGACCCGCTGCCGGTCAGGTCGCCCTTCGGGCAGACCGCGATTTCCGTCTTCGGCTTCTTCCTTTCCGCGCAGCGCCTGTTCATCGCGGTGACGTCGATCGTCGTGCTCGCCGCCTTCGCGATGTGGCTGCGCCGTTCGGTGAAGGGCCAGCAGATCCTCGCCGTGTCGCAGAATGCGAGAGGCGCGCTCTATTCGGGCATCAACGTGCCTTTGATCCGCGGCCTGTCCTTCCTGCTCGGCGTGGCGGCGGCGGGGCTGGCCGGCGGGCTGATGGCGCCGCTGATCTCGGCATTCCCGACCATGGGCGACGCCAATGTCATCGTCGCCTTCACGGTCGTCATCCTCGGCGGCCTCGGCAGCATCGGCGGCGCCATGCTCGGCGCCCTCGTCATCGGCCTGGCCAACTCCCTTTTCGAGACCTACGTCTCGGTTTCCTGGACGCCTGCGCTCGGATGGATCCTCGTCATCCTCGTGCTGCTCTTCTGGCCGCAGGGCCTGATGGGCCGGGCTCAAATCAACAGGCACTAG
- a CDS encoding branched-chain amino acid ABC transporter permease yields the protein MTTSSSTALEAREAGSGVRWVPVGLFALGAALILAVGLGLDSPFLLNLAGYTCAFALFALSVNVMLGGIGEVPLGHCMFFGLGAYAPAIAMQHAGLPYEVGILIGMVVSALLAVVIGWLTLRLTGAYFSIVSWGLSGVAMVAALNLDITGGPLGMFGFQRLAFGPFDLTDPRTYLFVTASVLLLVLVFLAHVRSSRFGNALESIRQGRHLAQSLGINVFRERLKALVLSAPIAALGGALSLPYTQIVTPEVMSVLRTVDALLAVLIGGTALLFGPVIGAVIFTIVPQFMDLDANVRVLVFSLLIIVVMMVAPGGLHQLFKSARAMLGRGRDRS from the coding sequence ATGACAACTTCTTCCTCGACGGCGCTGGAAGCGCGCGAAGCCGGCAGCGGCGTCCGCTGGGTTCCGGTGGGGCTGTTCGCGCTCGGCGCCGCGCTGATCCTGGCGGTCGGCCTCGGCCTCGACAGCCCCTTCCTGCTCAACCTTGCCGGCTACACCTGCGCCTTCGCCCTCTTCGCGCTCAGCGTCAACGTCATGCTCGGCGGCATCGGCGAGGTGCCGCTCGGCCACTGCATGTTCTTCGGCCTCGGCGCCTATGCGCCGGCCATCGCCATGCAGCATGCCGGCCTGCCCTACGAGGTCGGCATCCTCATCGGCATGGTGGTCTCCGCGCTGCTTGCCGTGGTGATCGGCTGGCTGACGCTGCGGCTGACGGGCGCCTATTTCTCGATCGTGTCGTGGGGCCTTTCGGGCGTGGCCATGGTGGCGGCGCTCAACCTCGACATCACCGGCGGCCCGCTCGGCATGTTCGGCTTCCAGCGGCTGGCTTTCGGGCCGTTCGACCTGACCGATCCGCGCACCTATCTCTTCGTCACGGCAAGCGTGCTTCTCTTGGTGCTGGTCTTCCTCGCCCATGTCCGCTCGTCGCGCTTCGGCAATGCGCTCGAAAGCATCCGCCAGGGCCGCCATCTGGCGCAGTCGCTCGGCATCAACGTGTTTCGCGAGCGGCTGAAGGCGCTGGTGCTGAGCGCGCCCATCGCCGCGCTGGGCGGCGCGCTCAGCCTGCCCTACACCCAGATCGTCACGCCCGAGGTGATGTCGGTGCTGCGCACCGTCGACGCCCTGCTCGCCGTGCTGATCGGCGGCACGGCGCTCCTGTTCGGGCCGGTCATCGGCGCGGTGATCTTCACCATCGTCCCGCAATTCATGGACCTCGACGCCAATGTCAGGGTGCTGGTGTTCTCGCTGCTCATCATCGTCGTGATGATGGTTGCGCCGGGCGGCCTGCACCAGCTGTTCAAGTCGGCGCGCGCCATGCTGGGCCGTGGAAGGGACAGGTCATGA
- a CDS encoding ABC transporter ATP-binding protein — protein MSGAQYAVEAAGIEKRYGGVVALRGVDVRIREGAIYGLIGPNGAGKSTMFDILCGITKPDTGTVRVLDMDVAGLPAHQVARRGVGRTFQRTAMFGESTVYENLLFASYGSMRHSVAARLLRLPVWRQDMAAFAAKADEVLVTCGLDGLRDQPASSLAYGTQRRLAVAIMLMNEPRVIFLDEPVAGMNENETASFIELMRTVAKGRTIVIVEHDMAAIGALCDEVLVMVDGRPIVNDTPARALKHPEVIAAYLGADDDEPA, from the coding sequence ATGAGCGGGGCGCAATACGCGGTCGAGGCCGCCGGCATCGAGAAGCGCTATGGCGGCGTGGTGGCGTTGCGGGGCGTGGACGTGCGCATCCGCGAGGGCGCGATCTACGGCCTGATCGGCCCGAACGGCGCCGGCAAGTCGACCATGTTCGACATATTGTGCGGCATCACCAAGCCGGACACGGGAACCGTCCGGGTGCTGGACATGGACGTGGCCGGCCTGCCGGCGCATCAGGTGGCGCGGCGCGGCGTCGGCCGCACCTTCCAGCGCACCGCCATGTTCGGCGAATCGACGGTCTACGAGAACCTGCTCTTCGCCAGCTATGGCAGCATGCGCCACAGCGTGGCAGCAAGGCTGCTGCGCCTGCCCGTCTGGCGCCAGGACATGGCCGCTTTCGCGGCGAAGGCGGACGAGGTGCTGGTGACCTGCGGCCTCGACGGGCTGCGCGACCAGCCGGCCTCGTCGCTCGCCTACGGCACCCAGCGGCGGCTCGCCGTCGCCATCATGCTGATGAACGAGCCGCGGGTGATCTTCCTCGACGAGCCGGTCGCCGGCATGAACGAGAACGAGACCGCATCCTTCATCGAGCTGATGCGAACCGTGGCGAAAGGGCGCACGATCGTCATCGTCGAGCACGACATGGCGGCAATCGGCGCGCTCTGCGACGAGGTGCTGGTCATGGTCGACGGCCGGCCGATCGTCAACGACACGCCGGCGCGCGCGCTCAAGCACCCCGAAGTCATAGCAGCCTATCTCGGAGCGGACGATGACGAGCCTGCATAG
- a CDS encoding ABC transporter ATP-binding protein: protein MTSLHSLLTVSGLTAAYGRVVALRDVSLDVGEGEIVAILGANGAGKTTLLNAISGVLAPQSGTVTFAGGQIAGMKPWAISRLGMSHVPEGREIFPGLSVEANLGLIDFDGGGPKFALEDVVALFPRLGERLHQLAGSLSGGEQQMLAIGRGLMAAPKLVLFDEPSLGLSPMLSKAVLAAIRGLKERGISVLLVEQNMRAALKIADRGYVLRVGRITAEGSARELAESPDIQHAYLGL from the coding sequence ATGACGAGCCTGCATAGTCTTCTCACCGTATCCGGCCTCACCGCCGCCTATGGCCGCGTTGTCGCGCTGCGCGACGTGTCGCTCGACGTGGGCGAGGGCGAGATCGTCGCCATCCTCGGCGCCAACGGCGCCGGCAAGACGACGCTGCTCAACGCGATTTCGGGCGTGCTCGCGCCGCAGTCGGGAACGGTGACCTTCGCCGGCGGGCAGATCGCCGGGATGAAGCCGTGGGCGATCAGCCGCCTCGGCATGAGCCATGTGCCGGAAGGCCGCGAGATATTCCCCGGCCTCAGCGTCGAGGCCAATCTCGGATTGATCGATTTCGACGGCGGCGGGCCGAAATTCGCGCTGGAGGACGTCGTGGCGCTGTTCCCGCGGCTGGGCGAGCGCCTCCACCAGCTCGCCGGCAGCCTGTCCGGCGGCGAGCAGCAGATGCTGGCCATCGGGCGCGGCCTGATGGCCGCGCCGAAGCTGGTGCTGTTCGACGAGCCGTCGCTCGGCCTGTCGCCCATGCTTAGCAAGGCGGTGCTGGCGGCGATCCGCGGGCTGAAAGAGCGCGGCATCTCCGTGCTTCTGGTCGAGCAGAACATGCGCGCCGCGCTGAAGATCGCGGATCGCGGCTATGTCCTGCGCGTCGGCCGCATCACGGCCGAAGGCAGCGCCCGCGAGCTCGCCGAATCCCCCGACATCCAGCACGCCTATCTCGGGCTTTGA
- a CDS encoding amidohydrolase family protein yields the protein MAETESQYRLPEGSCDCHFHIYGPFDRFPAGDEGRFTPSRAFTIEDAFAHWGRMGVSRGVIVHAVGSGEDNAVTYDALRRYPERLRATAILRPDVSDRRLDELTEAGFRAVRVTMIRQDGKPVSTLGTSYEDFRSLAPRIAERGWHAQLWIESSDLVAAAPELEKFPLTYVIDHMSRTMADKGHEHPDFRAFTELLKTGRYWTKISGADRNTRLGRPYADTAPYMRAIVAAAPGQVVWGSDWPHVGHSAETMPAMQDLLRLLHECVPDEATRRAILVDNPTRLYGF from the coding sequence ATGGCAGAAACCGAAAGCCAGTACCGGCTGCCCGAAGGCAGCTGCGATTGCCATTTCCACATCTATGGCCCGTTCGACCGCTTTCCCGCCGGCGACGAAGGCCGCTTCACGCCGTCGCGCGCCTTCACCATCGAGGACGCGTTCGCGCATTGGGGCAGGATGGGCGTCTCCCGCGGCGTCATCGTCCACGCCGTCGGCTCGGGCGAGGACAACGCCGTCACCTATGACGCGCTGCGCCGCTATCCCGAGCGCCTGCGCGCGACCGCCATCCTGCGCCCCGACGTCAGCGACCGCCGCCTCGACGAGTTGACCGAGGCCGGCTTCAGGGCCGTGCGGGTGACGATGATCCGCCAGGACGGCAAGCCGGTGTCGACGCTCGGCACCAGCTACGAGGATTTCAGGAGCCTCGCCCCCCGCATCGCCGAGCGCGGCTGGCACGCCCAGCTGTGGATCGAAAGCTCCGACCTCGTCGCCGCCGCGCCCGAGCTGGAGAAGTTTCCGCTCACCTATGTGATCGACCACATGTCGCGCACCATGGCCGACAAGGGCCACGAGCACCCCGACTTCCGGGCCTTCACCGAGCTGCTCAAGACCGGGCGCTACTGGACGAAGATTTCGGGCGCCGACCGCAACACGCGGCTGGGCCGCCCCTATGCCGACACCGCGCCCTACATGCGCGCCATCGTCGCGGCCGCGCCCGGCCAGGTGGTGTGGGGCAGCGACTGGCCGCATGTCGGCCACAGCGCCGAGACCATGCCGGCGATGCAGGACCTGCTTCGCCTGCTGCACGAATGCGTTCCGGACGAGGCCACCCGCCGCGCGATCCTCGTCGACAATCCGACGCGGCTCTACGGCTTCTGA
- a CDS encoding CaiB/BaiF CoA transferase family protein, with protein sequence MSNKGSLPLAGLLVLDLGQVYQGPYAGFLMAQAGATVIKIEPPQGEPVRHRARISKGNAVPFAMLNANKRNISLNLKTPEGIDILKALAAKADVVIENYAPGVLDRLGAGYATLSATNPRLVYGSATGYGLSGPDRDNLAMDLTIQAVSGIMSVTGFPDGPPLKAGPAITDFISGTHLYAGILTALYDRERTGLGRLVEIAMVETVYPAMASNLADVFNSKAAAPRTGNRHGGLAEAPYNVYPAVDGYVAIISLNESHWTGLTRAMGKPELAEDPRFTTVLDRLRNIDLTDQLVGDWSSRLTRAEITDACRMHKVPCAPVRDLLEVTQDRHMHARGMLRQIDHPEYGGILVHRSPLLLHEAATPDYVASARLGEHNAEILAEYLGFSEGEVGRLREIGAIAQAQ encoded by the coding sequence GTGAGCAACAAGGGCAGTCTGCCGCTGGCAGGTCTATTGGTACTCGATCTCGGCCAGGTCTATCAGGGGCCCTATGCCGGGTTCCTGATGGCGCAGGCCGGCGCCACCGTCATCAAGATCGAGCCGCCGCAAGGCGAGCCCGTGCGCCATCGCGCCCGCATCAGCAAGGGCAACGCCGTGCCCTTCGCCATGCTGAACGCCAACAAGCGCAACATCAGCCTGAACCTGAAGACACCGGAAGGCATCGACATCCTCAAGGCGCTGGCCGCGAAGGCGGACGTGGTGATCGAGAACTACGCGCCGGGCGTGCTCGACAGGCTGGGCGCCGGCTATGCCACGCTCAGCGCGACCAATCCGCGCCTGGTCTACGGCTCCGCAACCGGCTACGGCCTTTCCGGCCCGGACCGCGACAATCTGGCGATGGACCTCACCATCCAGGCCGTGTCGGGCATCATGAGCGTGACCGGCTTTCCCGACGGCCCGCCGCTCAAGGCCGGTCCCGCCATCACCGATTTCATCAGCGGCACCCATCTTTACGCCGGCATCCTCACCGCGCTCTACGACCGCGAAAGGACGGGCCTCGGCCGGCTGGTGGAGATCGCGATGGTCGAGACCGTCTATCCGGCCATGGCCTCCAACCTCGCCGACGTCTTCAACAGCAAGGCGGCCGCCCCGCGCACCGGCAACCGCCATGGCGGCCTCGCCGAAGCGCCCTACAACGTCTATCCGGCGGTCGACGGCTACGTCGCCATCATCAGCCTCAACGAATCGCACTGGACCGGGCTGACGCGGGCCATGGGAAAGCCGGAGCTTGCCGAGGACCCGCGCTTCACGACCGTGCTGGACCGCTTGAGGAACATCGACCTGACCGACCAGCTCGTCGGCGACTGGTCCTCGCGGCTCACCCGCGCCGAGATCACGGACGCCTGCCGCATGCACAAGGTGCCGTGCGCGCCGGTGCGCGACCTTCTCGAGGTGACGCAGGACCGCCACATGCACGCCCGCGGCATGCTGCGCCAGATCGACCATCCCGAATATGGCGGCATCCTCGTCCACCGCAGCCCGCTGCTGCTGCACGAGGCGGCGACGCCCGACTATGTGGCTTCGGCGCGGCTTGGCGAGCACAATGCCGAGATTCTCGCCGAATATCTCGGCTTCTCCGAAGGCGAGGTCGGCCGGCTGCGCGAAATCGGCGCCATCGCGCAGGCGCAATAA
- a CDS encoding acyl-CoA dehydrogenase has translation METDDIALASARRLFGDLADIQTILAAADDSWKERLWAGIEETGLNIAALPEERGGAGFGIGQSLALLRIAGNMALSAPLAETVLAGWMLGAAGLDMPAGRIAFAPASFCDEIALAPDGTLTGRIARLPFAGECAHAAMLAKGPAEGQVEGQAGLHVALVALDGAEVEMRQNLAYEAIGRVAFVATPVLAHAPAPRGFTAQTALLMGAAARSMQIAGALERMLLITAGYVTERRAFERTISKFQAVQHSVAQLAGEAAVALSAAASAAEALESLLGEGRGFDDAELVLEIASAKIRAASAARKGAAIAHQLHGAIGVTSEHILHRLTLRALAWRDDYGNESEWSLLLGQLVCRRGAGELWPLLASR, from the coding sequence ATGGAAACGGATGACATCGCGCTCGCCTCGGCCCGCCGTCTGTTCGGCGACCTCGCCGACATCCAGACCATCCTGGCGGCGGCGGACGATAGCTGGAAGGAACGTCTGTGGGCGGGGATCGAGGAGACCGGCCTCAACATCGCCGCCCTGCCGGAAGAGCGGGGCGGGGCCGGGTTCGGCATCGGCCAAAGCCTCGCTTTGTTGCGCATCGCCGGCAACATGGCGCTGTCCGCGCCGCTGGCGGAGACCGTCCTTGCCGGCTGGATGCTCGGCGCGGCCGGGCTCGACATGCCGGCCGGCCGAATCGCCTTCGCGCCGGCCTCTTTCTGCGACGAGATCGCGCTTGCGCCCGACGGCACGCTCACGGGGCGGATCGCGCGGCTTCCCTTCGCCGGAGAGTGCGCGCATGCAGCGATGCTGGCCAAGGGACCGGCAGAGGGGCAGGTCGAGGGGCAGGCCGGCCTTCACGTCGCCCTCGTCGCGCTCGACGGCGCGGAAGTCGAAATGCGGCAGAACCTCGCCTATGAAGCGATCGGCCGTGTCGCCTTCGTGGCCACGCCAGTGCTGGCGCACGCGCCGGCGCCGCGCGGCTTCACGGCGCAGACCGCGCTCCTGATGGGGGCGGCGGCGCGCTCGATGCAGATCGCCGGCGCGCTGGAACGGATGCTCTTGATCACCGCCGGCTATGTGACCGAGCGGCGCGCCTTCGAGCGCACCATCTCGAAGTTCCAGGCCGTGCAGCATAGCGTCGCCCAGCTTGCCGGCGAGGCGGCCGTGGCGCTGAGCGCGGCCGCCTCTGCCGCCGAGGCGCTCGAAAGCCTGCTCGGCGAGGGGCGCGGCTTCGACGATGCCGAGCTGGTGCTGGAAATCGCCTCGGCCAAGATTCGTGCCGCTTCCGCCGCCCGCAAGGGCGCGGCCATCGCCCACCAGCTTCACGGCGCGATCGGGGTGACGAGCGAGCACATCCTCCACCGCCTGACGTTGCGGGCGCTTGCCTGGCGCGACGATTACGGCAACGAAAGCGAATGGTCGTTGCTGCTCGGCCAGCTCGTATGCCGGCGCGGCGCAGGAGAACTGTGGCCGCTGCTCGCCAGCCGATAG
- a CDS encoding acyl-CoA dehydrogenase family protein has translation MQTALEFQPLRLPAHVQRLRDEVRAFIRSEIDAGTFDPDRPEEDWEVHKAFARKVGARGWIGMTWPRRYGGQERSFLDRYVVNEEMLVHNAPNTVYFTADRQSGPTLIKYASERIKAEVLPKIIAGEACFCIGMSEPDSGSDLFAAKCRATRVDGGWKINGSKIWTTNAHRADYMIGLFRTSPPTVENRRHGLTSFLVDMKAPGISCNIIDQMSGIRDFNEVVFDDVFLPDDQLIGEVDGAWKQATTELAYERSGPERFLETYAALRKLVAMAAAEPDPRLAGEIGRLVAELHALRRMSVSVAGMLEAGREPVSEAAIVKDLGTLWEQDLPQRVREAAAFLPVDAEGHDRFADILDFNLRIAPKLTIQGGTTEILRGVIARGLGLR, from the coding sequence ATGCAGACCGCCCTCGAATTCCAGCCCCTGCGCCTGCCGGCCCATGTCCAGCGCCTGCGCGACGAGGTTCGCGCCTTCATCCGCTCCGAGATCGACGCCGGCACGTTCGATCCTGACCGGCCGGAGGAAGACTGGGAGGTGCACAAGGCCTTCGCCCGCAAGGTCGGTGCGCGCGGCTGGATCGGTATGACATGGCCGCGCCGCTATGGCGGGCAGGAGCGCAGCTTCCTCGACCGCTACGTCGTCAACGAGGAGATGCTGGTCCACAACGCGCCGAACACCGTCTATTTCACCGCCGACCGCCAGTCCGGCCCGACGCTGATCAAATACGCCTCCGAGCGCATCAAGGCGGAAGTGCTGCCGAAAATCATCGCCGGCGAGGCCTGCTTCTGCATCGGCATGTCGGAACCCGACAGCGGCTCCGACCTGTTCGCGGCCAAGTGCCGAGCAACCCGCGTCGACGGCGGCTGGAAGATCAACGGCTCCAAGATATGGACGACCAACGCCCATCGCGCCGACTACATGATCGGCCTGTTCCGCACCAGCCCGCCCACGGTCGAGAACCGCCGCCACGGCCTGACCTCGTTCCTCGTCGACATGAAGGCGCCGGGCATCAGCTGCAACATCATCGACCAGATGAGCGGCATCCGCGACTTCAACGAGGTCGTATTCGACGACGTCTTCCTGCCCGACGACCAACTCATCGGCGAGGTCGACGGCGCCTGGAAGCAGGCGACGACCGAACTCGCCTATGAGCGCAGCGGCCCCGAGCGCTTCCTCGAAACCTATGCGGCGCTGCGCAAACTGGTCGCCATGGCCGCCGCCGAGCCGGACCCGCGCCTAGCCGGGGAGATCGGTCGCCTCGTCGCCGAGCTTCACGCGCTGCGCCGCATGTCAGTGTCGGTCGCCGGCATGCTGGAGGCCGGACGCGAGCCGGTCTCCGAGGCGGCCATCGTCAAGGATCTCGGCACGCTGTGGGAGCAGGACCTGCCGCAACGCGTGCGCGAGGCCGCCGCCTTCCTGCCCGTCGACGCGGAAGGCCATGACCGCTTCGCGGACATACTCGACTTCAACCTGCGCATCGCGCCCAAGCTCACGATCCAGGGCGGCACGACCGAGATATTGCGCGGCGTCATCGCCCGCGGCCTCGGCCTGCGCTGA
- a CDS encoding enoyl-CoA hydratase/isomerase family protein → MSDLLLSRDGHVQIAEINRPPHNYFDRKLIALIADALEGADADDGIRATLLCANGKSFCAGADFAGNQPETPEERRADTRALYNEGLRIFRCAKPVVAAVQGHAIGGGLGVALSADFRVASPQTSFSANFTRIGFHPGFGLTVTLPELVGANNAALMFLTGRRVKGEEAYRIGLCDVLASEETLCEEAMKLAVEIAESSPLGVKSTRQTLRLGLVERIEERLNRELDEQSWLRETQDFAEGVRANAERRPAEFKSR, encoded by the coding sequence ATGTCCGATCTTCTTCTGTCCCGCGACGGCCATGTGCAGATCGCCGAGATCAACCGCCCGCCGCACAATTATTTCGACCGCAAGCTGATCGCGCTGATCGCCGACGCGCTGGAGGGCGCCGACGCCGATGACGGCATCCGCGCCACGCTTCTGTGCGCCAACGGCAAGTCGTTCTGCGCCGGGGCCGACTTCGCCGGCAACCAGCCCGAGACACCGGAAGAGCGCCGCGCCGACACCCGCGCGCTCTACAATGAGGGCCTGCGCATCTTCCGCTGCGCCAAGCCGGTGGTTGCGGCGGTGCAGGGCCACGCCATCGGCGGCGGGCTGGGCGTAGCGCTCTCGGCCGATTTCCGCGTCGCGAGCCCGCAGACGAGCTTTTCCGCCAACTTCACCCGGATCGGCTTTCATCCCGGCTTCGGCCTCACCGTCACCCTGCCGGAGCTGGTGGGCGCCAACAACGCCGCGCTGATGTTCCTCACCGGCCGAAGGGTCAAGGGCGAGGAAGCCTATCGCATCGGCCTGTGCGACGTGCTGGCTTCGGAGGAGACGCTGTGCGAGGAGGCGATGAAGCTTGCCGTCGAGATCGCGGAAAGCTCGCCGCTCGGCGTGAAATCGACGCGCCAGACCCTGCGCCTCGGCCTGGTTGAGCGGATCGAGGAGCGCCTGAACCGCGAGCTTGACGAGCAGTCCTGGCTTCGCGAGACGCAAGACTTCGCCGAGGGCGTGCGCGCCAATGCCGAGCGCCGCCCGGCCGAATTCAAATCCCGTTGA